One Streptomyces mobaraensis NBRC 13819 = DSM 40847 DNA segment encodes these proteins:
- a CDS encoding acyl-CoA dehydrogenase family protein, which yields MTAPSVRPVSEREARRVAEAAREQGWQKPSFAKELFLGRFRLDLIHPYPTPAPEDVRRGEEFLARLRAFCETGIDSARIEREARVPDETVAGLRELGAFGMKIDVRYGGLGLTQVYYNKALMLVGSVSPVVGALLSAHQSIGVPQPLKLFGTQEQKDAFLPRCARGEISAFLLTEPDVGSDPARLATAAVPDGDDYVLDGVKLWTTNGVVADLLVVMARVPKSEGHRGGITAFVVETASEGVTVEHRNAFMGLRGIENGVTRFHQVRVPAAHRIGPEGAGLKIALTTLNTGRLSIPAMCVGAGKWCLKIAREWSAAREQWGKSIARHEAVGAKISFIAATTFALEAIVDLSGQMADEDRNDIRIEAALAKLYGSEMGWRMTDELVQIRGGRGYETAASLAARGERAVPVEQMLRDMRINRIFEGSTEIMHLLIAREAVDAHLSVAGDLIDPEKSLGDKARAGARAGGFYARWLPKLVAGPGQLPTSYAEFHPAGHTDLSVHLRYVERASRRLARSTFYAMSRWQGRLETKQGFLGRVVDIGAELFAMSAACVRAEKLRTEGAHGREAYGLADAFCRQARIRADELFARLWTNTDTLDRSVVNAVTAGACTWLEEGILDPSDDGPWIADATPGPAKYDNVHRPIP from the coding sequence ATGACCGCACCATCCGTACGGCCGGTCTCCGAGCGCGAGGCCCGCCGGGTCGCCGAGGCGGCCCGCGAGCAGGGCTGGCAGAAGCCCAGTTTCGCCAAGGAACTCTTCCTCGGCAGGTTCCGGCTCGACCTGATCCACCCGTACCCGACGCCCGCGCCGGAGGACGTGCGGCGCGGCGAGGAGTTCCTCGCCCGGCTGCGCGCCTTCTGCGAGACGGGCATCGACAGCGCCCGCATCGAACGCGAGGCGCGCGTCCCCGACGAGACGGTCGCGGGCCTCAGGGAGCTCGGCGCCTTCGGGATGAAGATCGACGTCCGGTACGGCGGCCTCGGCCTCACCCAGGTGTACTACAACAAGGCCCTGATGCTGGTCGGCTCGGTCAGCCCGGTCGTCGGCGCGCTGCTCTCGGCCCACCAGTCCATCGGCGTCCCGCAGCCGCTGAAGCTGTTCGGCACCCAGGAGCAGAAGGACGCGTTCCTGCCGCGCTGCGCCCGCGGCGAGATCTCGGCGTTCCTGCTCACCGAGCCGGACGTGGGCTCGGACCCGGCCCGGCTGGCGACCGCCGCCGTGCCGGACGGCGACGACTACGTCCTCGACGGCGTCAAGCTCTGGACCACCAACGGCGTCGTCGCCGACCTGCTGGTCGTCATGGCCCGGGTGCCCAAGAGCGAGGGCCACCGGGGCGGGATCACCGCGTTCGTCGTGGAGACGGCGTCCGAGGGGGTCACCGTCGAGCACCGCAACGCCTTCATGGGCCTGCGCGGCATCGAGAACGGCGTCACCCGCTTCCACCAGGTCCGGGTGCCGGCGGCCCACCGCATCGGCCCCGAGGGCGCCGGCCTGAAGATCGCGCTGACCACGCTCAACACCGGACGGCTGTCCATCCCGGCGATGTGCGTCGGCGCCGGCAAGTGGTGTCTGAAGATCGCCCGCGAGTGGTCCGCCGCCCGTGAGCAGTGGGGCAAGTCCATCGCCCGCCACGAGGCCGTCGGAGCGAAGATCTCCTTCATCGCCGCCACCACCTTCGCCCTGGAGGCGATCGTCGACCTCTCCGGCCAGATGGCCGACGAGGACCGCAACGACATCCGCATCGAGGCCGCCCTCGCCAAGCTCTACGGCAGCGAGATGGGCTGGCGGATGACGGACGAGCTGGTCCAGATCCGCGGCGGCCGGGGCTACGAGACCGCCGCCTCGCTCGCCGCCCGCGGCGAGCGGGCCGTCCCCGTCGAGCAGATGCTCCGCGACATGCGCATCAACCGGATCTTCGAAGGCTCCACCGAGATCATGCACCTGCTGATCGCCCGGGAGGCCGTCGACGCCCACCTGTCGGTCGCCGGCGACCTCATCGACCCCGAGAAGTCCCTGGGCGACAAGGCGCGGGCCGGCGCGCGGGCCGGCGGCTTCTACGCCCGCTGGCTGCCCAAGCTCGTCGCGGGACCGGGCCAGCTGCCGACCAGCTACGCCGAGTTCCACCCGGCCGGTCACACGGATCTCTCCGTGCACCTGCGCTACGTCGAACGCGCCTCGCGCCGGCTCGCGCGCTCCACCTTCTACGCCATGTCCCGCTGGCAGGGCAGGCTGGAGACGAAGCAGGGGTTCCTGGGGCGCGTGGTGGACATCGGCGCCGAGCTTTTCGCCATGAGCGCCGCCTGCGTCCGGGCCGAGAAGCTGCGCACCGAGGGGGCGCACGGCAGGGAGGCGTACGGGCTCGCGGACGCCTTCTGCCGGCAGGCGCGGATCCGCGCCGACGAACTCTTCGCCCGGCTGTGGACCAACACCGACACCCTCGACCGCTCGGTGGTGAACGCGGTGACGGCCGGGGCCTGCACCTGGCTGGAGGAGGGCATCCTCGACCCGAGCGACGACGGCCCCTGGATCGCCGACGCCACCCCGGGCCCGGCCAAGTACGACAACGTGCACCGGCCGATCCCCTGA
- a CDS encoding sensor histidine kinase, with the protein MRTAGAAAARSRAWMRTLERRSAAWPLWVRDAPLAVCCAIATVVYVSTPSPANDLWKRPDALAYGLICVINLSLAARRLAPVLTFVLTSTLWMVFVASGYWPIVNSLCPMVTLYAVAASRPAPVAVVCGVCCAGCAVLSSVLGDTDDLVTTVAQAAVMLLIILKFGGNARQLADRNAELSRLAAQLRREREENARRAVAEERVRIARELHDVVAHHMSVVSVQAGLARYVFTSDPATARDALGTISASSGEALEEMRRLLAVLRVGPEGGDDGGHPEGDCPYHPMPGLDRLEATVERMRAVGVRVDLEVTGERRPLAAGPDLCAYRVVQEALTNIIKHAGAARAVVRVAFRPHELELSVTDDGRPSSRRRRNVPANPVPSGGHGLIGMRERARIYGGRLAAGPRADGGFEVRLTLPLQ; encoded by the coding sequence GTGCGGACGGCAGGGGCGGCAGCGGCGCGGTCGCGCGCGTGGATGCGGACGCTGGAACGGCGGTCCGCCGCCTGGCCGTTGTGGGTGCGGGACGCGCCGCTGGCGGTGTGCTGCGCCATCGCCACGGTGGTCTACGTCAGCACGCCCTCGCCCGCGAACGACCTCTGGAAGCGGCCCGACGCCCTGGCCTACGGGCTGATCTGCGTCATCAACCTGAGCCTGGCCGCCCGCCGGCTGGCGCCCGTCCTCACGTTCGTCCTGACCAGCACCCTGTGGATGGTGTTCGTCGCTTCCGGATACTGGCCGATCGTCAACAGCCTGTGCCCGATGGTGACGCTGTACGCGGTCGCGGCGAGCCGTCCCGCGCCGGTGGCCGTGGTCTGCGGCGTCTGCTGCGCCGGGTGCGCGGTGCTCTCCTCGGTGCTCGGCGACACCGACGACCTGGTGACCACGGTCGCCCAGGCCGCGGTGATGCTCCTGATCATCCTGAAGTTCGGCGGCAACGCGCGCCAGCTCGCCGACCGCAACGCCGAGTTGTCCCGCCTGGCGGCCCAACTCCGCAGGGAGCGGGAGGAGAACGCCCGCCGCGCCGTCGCCGAGGAGCGGGTCCGCATCGCCCGGGAGCTGCACGACGTGGTCGCCCACCACATGTCCGTGGTGTCGGTGCAGGCCGGGCTCGCCCGCTATGTCTTCACCAGCGATCCGGCCACCGCCCGGGACGCGCTGGGCACGATATCGGCCAGCAGCGGGGAAGCGCTGGAGGAGATGCGCCGGCTGCTGGCCGTGCTCCGGGTCGGCCCGGAGGGCGGGGACGACGGCGGGCATCCGGAAGGCGACTGCCCGTACCACCCGATGCCCGGCCTGGACCGGCTGGAGGCGACCGTGGAGCGGATGCGGGCGGTCGGCGTCCGGGTGGACCTGGAGGTCACGGGGGAGCGGCGGCCCCTGGCGGCCGGCCCCGACCTGTGCGCGTACCGCGTGGTCCAGGAGGCGCTGACCAACATCATCAAGCACGCGGGCGCGGCCCGCGCGGTGGTGCGCGTCGCCTTCCGCCCGCACGAACTGGAACTCAGCGTCACCGACGACGGCCGGCCGTCGTCCCGCCGGCGCCGAAACGTTCCGGCCAACCCGGTGCCGTCCGGCGGGCACGGATTGATCGGCATGCGCGAGCGCGCCAGGATCTACGGGGGAAGACTCGCGGCCGGACCGCGGGCGGACGGCGGCTTCGAGGTCCGGCTGACGCTTCCCCTCCAGTGA
- a CDS encoding response regulator has translation MTGEQGGGTGIRVLVVDDQVLIRAGVAALLRAAPGVTVAAEAADGQEAVDLAVAHHPDVVLMDIRMPGLSGIAATERILAAGLVPAPRILVLTTFDLDEYVYAALRAGASGFLLKDAGPQRLLAAVTAVAGGDTLFSPSVTRRLVEAFTRPRSAPEPPRGEVLDALTGREREVLRHTGRGLSNGEIAAELVISEATVKTHLNRAMAKLGLCSRAQAVVVAYESGLVTPGARH, from the coding sequence ATGACCGGCGAGCAGGGCGGCGGTACCGGCATACGCGTCCTCGTCGTCGACGACCAGGTCCTCATCCGGGCCGGCGTCGCGGCCCTGCTGCGCGCGGCCCCCGGCGTGACCGTGGCCGCCGAGGCCGCCGACGGGCAGGAGGCCGTCGACCTGGCCGTCGCCCACCACCCGGACGTCGTCCTCATGGACATCCGGATGCCCGGTCTCAGCGGCATCGCCGCCACCGAGCGCATCCTCGCCGCCGGACTCGTCCCCGCGCCCAGGATCCTCGTCCTCACCACCTTCGACCTCGACGAGTACGTCTACGCCGCGCTGCGCGCCGGTGCCTCCGGCTTCCTGCTCAAGGACGCCGGGCCGCAGCGGCTGCTGGCCGCCGTCACCGCCGTGGCGGGCGGCGACACCCTGTTCTCGCCCAGCGTCACCCGCCGCCTCGTCGAGGCGTTCACCCGGCCGCGGTCCGCCCCCGAGCCCCCGCGCGGCGAGGTCCTCGACGCGCTCACCGGCCGGGAACGGGAGGTGCTGCGGCACACCGGGCGCGGCCTGTCCAACGGCGAGATCGCCGCCGAACTCGTCATCAGCGAGGCCACCGTCAAGACCCACCTCAACCGCGCCATGGCCAAACTCGGCCTCTGCAGCCGCGCCCAGGCCGTGGTCGTCGCCTACGAGAGCGGCCTGGTGACGCCCGGCGCCCGGCACTGA